One stretch of Rhizobium rhizoryzae DNA includes these proteins:
- a CDS encoding SPOR domain-containing protein, with amino-acid sequence MSANVLNYINTTSFPKGGASIFQKIVGLVFVVALFVLLGGHTAHANPKYAGIVVDAKTGKVLYSDDPDSLRYPASLTKMMTLYLTFEALEAGRFTLDSPVPVSAKAASEPPSKLGVRAGGSVTVEQAIQALVTRSANDIATALGEFIGGNEARFALMMTNKARALGMTRTTYRNANGLPNTAQMTTARDQARLGIALRQHFPQYYSYFSTRTFKFGKQVIGNHNRLVGSVAGVDGIKTGYTRAAGFNLVTSAQLNGRSIVAVVLGGTSTAARDGQMRKLVATYLPQASQGNASNLIAQVRTPAPPVAASVPTPIAPQPSPVAAATQQVAVNLPAGAPRPTARYAEEKLPGASAYSSEPKANGAAAAVTAALDTPPSVIPTPAPEYMPTARVKDPTDSLTTASTRPVAEMARAAASQPSGWVIQIGVSPNKDSALEMLETAQAKVGGALRSAKPFAIPVDANGGQVYRARFGGFDDQKAAVNACNSLKKKGVACWAAQQ; translated from the coding sequence TGCAGGTATCGTGGTGGATGCCAAAACCGGTAAGGTGCTCTATTCGGACGATCCGGATTCGCTGCGCTATCCGGCGTCGCTTACCAAGATGATGACGCTGTACCTGACGTTCGAGGCCTTGGAGGCTGGTCGCTTCACGCTCGATTCACCGGTGCCGGTATCAGCAAAGGCGGCATCTGAACCGCCATCCAAACTCGGAGTTCGTGCCGGTGGCTCAGTGACTGTAGAGCAAGCGATCCAAGCCCTTGTGACCCGCTCGGCAAACGACATTGCCACTGCGCTGGGCGAATTCATCGGTGGCAACGAAGCCCGCTTTGCACTCATGATGACCAACAAGGCGCGTGCGCTCGGCATGACCCGCACGACCTACCGAAATGCGAATGGCCTGCCGAACACGGCGCAAATGACGACTGCACGTGATCAGGCTCGTCTCGGTATCGCCTTGCGTCAACATTTTCCGCAGTACTACAGCTACTTCTCGACCCGCACATTCAAGTTCGGGAAGCAGGTTATCGGCAATCATAACCGACTGGTCGGCAGCGTTGCGGGCGTGGATGGGATCAAGACGGGCTACACCCGTGCTGCAGGTTTCAACCTCGTCACGTCCGCTCAGCTGAACGGTCGTTCCATCGTTGCAGTCGTTCTTGGCGGCACCAGCACGGCAGCCCGTGATGGCCAGATGCGCAAGCTCGTTGCGACCTATCTGCCGCAAGCCTCTCAGGGCAATGCCAGCAACCTGATAGCACAGGTTCGCACTCCGGCCCCACCTGTGGCGGCCTCCGTTCCGACACCGATTGCTCCACAGCCTTCGCCGGTTGCCGCTGCGACACAACAGGTTGCAGTCAATCTTCCTGCTGGCGCGCCGCGTCCGACCGCCCGCTATGCCGAAGAAAAACTTCCGGGCGCCTCTGCCTATTCGTCTGAACCGAAGGCCAATGGTGCCGCTGCGGCCGTAACCGCTGCACTGGATACGCCACCCTCTGTTATACCCACGCCTGCTCCGGAATACATGCCGACAGCCCGCGTGAAGGATCCAACGGACTCGTTGACGACTGCTTCGACACGGCCGGTCGCTGAAATGGCCCGAGCTGCAGCATCGCAACCTTCGGGTTGGGTTATCCAGATCGGCGTGTCCCCTAACAAGGACTCCGCACTGGAAATGCTTGAAACTGCACAGGCAAAGGTTGGTGGTGCGCTTCGCTCCGCAAAGCCATTCGCTATTCCGGTCGATGCAAATGGCGGTCAGGTGTACCGTGCGCGTTTCGGCGGTTTCGACGACCAGAAGGCGGCCGTGAATGCATGCAACAGCTTGAAAAAGAAGGGCGTTGCCTGCTGGGCTGCACAACAGTGA